A DNA window from uncultured Methanoregula sp. contains the following coding sequences:
- a CDS encoding nitroreductase family protein, protein MTTISIDNTICTGCKTCIEVCQYFILKTDESTKKTIVDSLRAPCCCHCGHCGAVCPEGAITLNYSGAGQEPGYSGEQFLTPIQIGRHMMMRRSIRNFSRERVPEETLRQILEIVRYAPTGMNGQPVHWTVMRDPAGIHRLAETIVEWAGDVVRTQPGHPLMPVLPMIIDAWDQGADPVCHNAPGLVIGHGFTKNPHVFIDSIIAMTHLDLIAPSFGLGTCWAGFVQIAVGSSPEVARALCLPEGHTSQSAMLIGYPEHQFRRIPKRDALKVTWR, encoded by the coding sequence ATGACAACCATTTCCATTGATAATACCATTTGTACGGGATGTAAAACCTGTATCGAAGTCTGCCAGTATTTCATCCTGAAAACGGATGAATCAACAAAAAAAACCATTGTCGATTCTCTGCGTGCTCCCTGCTGCTGTCATTGCGGCCATTGCGGGGCAGTATGCCCGGAAGGAGCCATCACCCTGAATTATTCCGGCGCCGGACAGGAACCCGGATATTCAGGAGAACAGTTCCTCACGCCGATCCAGATCGGCCGGCATATGATGATGCGACGATCGATACGGAATTTTTCCCGGGAGCGGGTACCGGAAGAAACCCTCCGGCAGATCCTGGAGATCGTCCGGTACGCTCCGACCGGCATGAACGGGCAGCCGGTCCATTGGACCGTTATGAGGGATCCAGCCGGGATTCATCGTCTCGCCGAAACGATTGTTGAGTGGGCGGGGGACGTGGTCAGGACACAGCCGGGGCATCCCCTGATGCCTGTCCTCCCGATGATTATTGATGCATGGGACCAGGGAGCGGATCCGGTCTGCCATAATGCACCGGGTCTCGTGATCGGCCATGGTTTTACAAAAAATCCCCATGTATTCATTGACTCAATCATCGCCATGACGCACCTGGATCTCATTGCACCGTCATTCGGCCTTGGCACCTGCTGGGCGGGATTTGTGCAGATCGCTGTAGGGTCCTCACCGGAAGTAGCCCGGGCGCTCTGTCTTCCGGAGGGGCACACATCCCAATCTGCAATGCTCATCGGTTATCCGGAACATCAGTTCCGGCGCATCCCGAAGCGTGATGCCCTAAAAGTTACCTGGCGATAA
- a CDS encoding helix-turn-helix domain-containing protein has protein sequence MDSESASVHVYISVIGGKWKPEILWYLREGPLRFGELQRNVTGITQVTLTKNLRELESDGIIIRTVYPEIPPRVDYRLTEFGESVFPVLNAISSWGRKYMKMKKEIRGK, from the coding sequence ATGGATTCTGAATCAGCATCAGTTCATGTTTATATTTCAGTGATTGGCGGAAAATGGAAACCGGAGATTCTCTGGTATCTCAGGGAGGGTCCGCTGAGGTTCGGAGAACTCCAGCGAAATGTTACCGGCATTACCCAGGTCACTCTTACGAAAAATCTTCGCGAGCTCGAATCTGACGGAATTATAATCCGGACAGTCTACCCGGAAATTCCCCCGCGGGTTGATTACCGTCTCACAGAATTCGGAGAATCTGTTTTTCCGGTCCTTAACGCAATATCTTCCTGGGGCAGGAAATATATGAAAATGAAAAAGGAAATTCGTGGTAAATAA
- a CDS encoding DUF1697 domain-containing protein: MKKYIAFLRGINVGGNTRLPMAKLTSLCTGIGFKNVRTCIQSGNVIFESELTEEILIKKLEQALLASEQKHIPVIIRSEKELESVISCNPFPDAEPAQVGIMFFVNPVPDNLLTGVPVPGPEEVKIHGREIYIHYPNGMGRSKLKLPTMDQEGTVRNINTVTRLAGLDLRNKQRDKK; the protein is encoded by the coding sequence ATGAAAAAATACATTGCCTTTTTACGGGGCATAAATGTTGGCGGGAATACTCGTCTGCCCATGGCAAAACTTACCTCATTATGTACGGGCATAGGATTCAAAAATGTACGTACCTGTATCCAGAGCGGTAACGTCATATTCGAGAGCGAACTTACTGAAGAGATACTGATAAAAAAATTGGAACAGGCACTGCTTGCAAGTGAACAAAAACACATTCCTGTCATCATACGATCAGAAAAGGAACTTGAGTCTGTTATTTCCTGCAACCCGTTTCCGGATGCAGAGCCTGCACAGGTAGGTATCATGTTTTTTGTAAATCCTGTACCGGACAATTTATTGACGGGTGTACCTGTCCCGGGACCGGAAGAAGTAAAAATTCATGGACGCGAGATCTATATCCATTATCCCAACGGCATGGGACGCTCGAAACTTAAACTCCCCACCATGGATCAGGAGGGGACTGTCCGAAATATCAACACCGTTACCAGACTTGCCGGGCTGGATTTAAGGAACAAACAAAGGGATAAAAAATGA
- a CDS encoding GNAT family N-acetyltransferase, protein MEITLRHSCSGINWDCVSEILKNGGMSYFDGDVHRKAFENSYAVIFAFDEDTLIGFGRVISDGTYQAALYDVAVSPEYQGKAIGTTIVNQLLGSIPGCNVILYASPGKEHFYETLNFRRMKTGMALFLDRERMSSRGFTE, encoded by the coding sequence ATGGAGATTACACTGCGCCATTCGTGTTCAGGAATCAACTGGGACTGTGTGTCAGAGATTTTGAAAAACGGCGGTATGAGTTACTTCGATGGGGATGTGCACAGGAAAGCGTTTGAAAACAGTTACGCGGTCATTTTTGCATTTGACGAAGATACCCTGATCGGGTTTGGCCGCGTCATATCTGACGGGACATACCAGGCTGCGCTGTATGACGTGGCAGTATCCCCGGAATACCAGGGAAAGGCAATTGGTACTACCATCGTAAACCAGCTTCTCGGCAGTATTCCCGGGTGCAATGTTATCCTGTATGCTTCTCCCGGGAAAGAGCACTTTTATGAGACCCTGAACTTCCGGAGAATGAAAACAGGCATGGCCCTCTTTCTGGATCGTGAAAGGATGTCATCGCGGGGATTTACTGAATAA
- a CDS encoding PGF-pre-PGF domain-containing protein, which produces MQHNPLSLRQLFILVLGVALITSIVSAADPALHPNLSDTKNPVLSAAAISSPDSPLSGQLMFSYGNSTPAWTLQTASAGWRARLSPARIATPDSKKAFLSTGSTKETRTGGNSTDPFAVIDEKLAPSEAAGLKSLIQNTLHAFSYNEATGDWYARNAANRITFTYTRDGTAKFSGGENAFGLTLLGIGRDDGLSPAGNGHVQAEGRQLNITRPEYTEWYRNNDAGVEQGITIANRPAGSGLLQVGFGLTGNNTLSLKDTKTLILTDASGTPSFEYTGLHAFSSDGRDLPASLATDGTSLSWVVDDTGAVYPVTIDPVVVSASKATATFTGSTGGDPVWFTGGDFFGTSVALNSSGGMALVGANGYSTAASNAGAAYIFTMPAGGWGGTTSASAATATFTGIGKDDSFGNSVALNSSGGVALIGAPQTNSAGKTGAAYIFTMPAGGWTGTTSASAATATFTGIGDGDYFGTSLALSSDGTQALVGAIYNDAAADQAGAAYIFTMPTGGWSGTTSASAANATFTGGATQDTLGRSVTLNSSGTMALIGAPQNNTAASSLAGAAYIFTMPAGGWSGTTSASAANARFTGSGHEDNLGWSVALSSDGTRALIGANLNKTAGKYAGAAYIFEAPGGVWGGTTSASAANATFTGGASDGDSGDNFGYSVALSSDGTQALVGACYNDTAGTDAGAAYIFTMPAGGWSGTTSASAANATFTGGAGGYEEDGNLNGDYFGSSVALNSTGAVALVGAGHNQTAGYRAGAAYIFQPPYVPLTATGITTGAAGTAVVDGLKLNPTGTLTNVDLYLGTSNTTITGTKIKTGIASLPASVATTVDGVSLVGKTAGTYYIIACESGTTSILGATTSAVYTVTATPSLDGVIGFRWNTSDPSPRLYQIDSNGAVIDHNGTWFNDHLPWSGMKTVVVNASNSTPVLYGTNNRGDGLDLTGTYGDVMVEIPLFYTCSTYSNGNFSYWISPTAQEALHYTVAPMFNQRGTGTEAGTAASYYYVGRYDANLAGSKLQSATDKSPNVDMTLGAARTYAENKGAGWGITNVWTLSALRQLFYTEMVTLDSQTAWTGSRGVVDTGGSNPSKSGAEGIDAAIYSINATGNGTGLNGKTPVSYRGIENLWGNVWQFQDGFTATTTGSNVINATGLGLTGQATTFATPLGVNDIQAVGALPAEGWQINLTNTDGARPIFLPSQTSTTDYTSSYLSDYYYAPRSESAASPNILQSGGYCDDGGKAGVGALAPSDIASYTYAVVGARLEFRRTLVPVVSFSSRNASAATNTSSQGWAGVAPFTMVFNDTSTGTPVSWVWSATNVTGNNVPFYINTTTVTLANISYEFQTAGNYTIKLNATNTLGSGISTQVTWVNVSAAPVTPVASFSSRNTSAATNTSSQGWSGVAPFTMVFNDTSTNSPTSWKWGRNNLTVATWEQFSTTNNATQTFVAGNWSVNLTATNSAGSGISGITWVNVSTSATPPVASFSSRNTSAATNTSSQGWAGVAPFTMVFNDTSTNSPTSWKWGRNNLTVATWEQFSTTNNATQVFVAGNWSVNLTATNSAGSGISGITWVNVSTSPASPVAGFTGTPLSGTAPLAVTFTDTSTGTPTSWNWVFGDGNTSTIQSPVFTYVTSGYFTVKLTAANAFGSSAKTISQYIAVAAVSRQNSTENKNITQTISSGQTNVNVSTCDPGMTVTNTTTQVLVTNPALGWQKYTFEGANITKNTCYVNISVSNVTMDSTPFTAPLPGLGTVSTSLTIGQNQTTSGTLQQEIIPGANTTVTNAFQLAATNIGLTLGNIAYTLQIGGAAPFNRNLTSSGVIINMSASHSWVLANGGTGAIRIFRYSDTGAVQVLPTTFVGTDAGSIDYFRATSVNGFSEFGLGGTSTTPGPSGGGGGGGDSDGPVSMVTPQQVPGTTKVNVGGDSAVTQVAITGTGISGVIVTGTVVSGPGLNTEPPARMVYEYVDITPARYTTISEAVISFTVPVTWLTERQLTPPNVVMYHLVGQTWVALPTTLVKVENGVAYYTAASPGFSRFAITGQAGVTSGTPLATHTPAGQTFGDLSPSTSVTKTPTPAAVTVRPVTTQTTVIPAASQPAPALPLSTMAIVGGVVVVLVAGGFLIRRWWIRRQNPALFRDYD; this is translated from the coding sequence ATGCAACATAATCCACTCTCTCTCCGTCAGCTTTTCATTCTTGTTCTTGGTGTTGCACTCATAACTTCAATCGTATCAGCAGCTGACCCGGCTCTGCATCCCAACCTTTCCGATACAAAGAATCCTGTTCTCTCGGCAGCGGCCATCAGCTCTCCTGATTCTCCACTCTCCGGGCAACTCATGTTCTCGTACGGGAACAGTACGCCGGCATGGACCCTGCAAACCGCCAGTGCCGGGTGGAGGGCACGATTATCCCCCGCCCGCATTGCAACACCGGACAGCAAAAAGGCGTTCCTCTCAACCGGGAGTACAAAGGAAACCCGAACGGGCGGCAACAGTACAGACCCCTTTGCCGTGATCGATGAGAAGCTCGCACCCTCTGAAGCAGCGGGACTGAAGTCCCTGATACAGAACACACTCCATGCGTTCTCCTATAACGAAGCGACCGGTGACTGGTATGCCCGCAATGCGGCAAACCGGATCACGTTCACGTACACGCGGGACGGCACGGCAAAATTCTCCGGAGGAGAGAACGCATTCGGGCTTACCCTTCTTGGCATAGGGAGGGATGACGGGCTCTCCCCAGCCGGGAATGGTCATGTTCAGGCTGAAGGGCGACAGCTGAATATCACGCGACCGGAGTATACGGAGTGGTACAGGAACAATGACGCGGGTGTGGAGCAGGGCATAACCATCGCGAACCGCCCGGCAGGAAGCGGTCTGCTGCAGGTCGGGTTTGGCCTCACCGGTAATAACACCCTCTCCCTCAAGGATACAAAGACGCTCATTCTGACCGATGCATCGGGGACACCTTCTTTTGAGTACACCGGTCTGCACGCGTTCTCTTCTGACGGCAGGGATCTCCCTGCATCCCTCGCAACCGATGGCACTTCGCTCTCATGGGTTGTGGACGACACCGGTGCCGTCTATCCGGTCACCATCGACCCGGTGGTTGTATCAGCTTCAAAGGCGACCGCGACCTTCACCGGGAGCACCGGCGGCGACCCAGTGTGGTTTACGGGGGGCGACTTCTTCGGCACTTCCGTGGCGCTCAACAGTTCGGGGGGAATGGCGCTCGTCGGGGCGAATGGATATAGTACGGCCGCTTCGAATGCCGGCGCTGCGTACATCTTCACTATGCCGGCAGGGGGCTGGGGCGGGACAACATCTGCATCTGCCGCGACTGCGACCTTCACCGGCATCGGCAAAGATGACAGCTTCGGCAATTCCGTGGCGCTCAACAGTTCGGGAGGAGTGGCGCTCATCGGGGCGCCGCAAACCAACTCTGCCGGTAAGACCGGTGCTGCGTACATCTTCACTATGCCGGCAGGGGGCTGGACCGGGACAACATCTGCATCCGCCGCAACTGCGACCTTCACCGGCATCGGCGATGGTGACTACTTCGGCACTTCCTTGGCGCTCTCTTCTGACGGGACACAGGCGCTCGTCGGGGCGATTTACAACGACGCTGCCGCTGATCAGGCCGGCGCTGCGTACATCTTCACTATGCCGACAGGGGGCTGGAGCGGGACAACATCTGCATCCGCCGCTAACGCTACATTTACCGGTGGCGCAACGCAAGACACCTTAGGCAGGTCCGTGACGCTCAATAGTTCGGGGACAATGGCGCTCATCGGGGCACCGCAAAACAATACTGCCGCCTCTTCGCTGGCCGGCGCTGCATATATCTTCACTATGCCGGCAGGGGGCTGGAGCGGGACAACATCTGCATCCGCCGCGAACGCACGATTCACCGGCAGCGGCCATGAGGACAACTTAGGCTGGTCCGTGGCGCTCTCTTCTGACGGGACTCGGGCCCTCATCGGGGCGAATTTAAACAAAACTGCCGGTAAGTATGCCGGCGCTGCGTATATCTTCGAGGCGCCCGGGGGCGTATGGGGCGGGACTACCTCTGCATCCGCCGCGAACGCAACATTTACCGGTGGCGCATCGGACGGCGATTCGGGCGACAACTTCGGCTATTCCGTGGCGCTCTCTTCTGACGGGACACAGGCGCTCGTCGGGGCGTGTTACAACGACACTGCCGGTACGGATGCCGGCGCTGCGTATATCTTCACTATGCCGGCAGGGGGCTGGAGCGGGACAACATCTGCATCTGCCGCGAACGCTACATTCACCGGCGGCGCCGGCGGCTACGAAGAAGATGGTAATCTGAATGGCGACTACTTCGGCAGTTCCGTGGCGCTCAATAGTACGGGGGCAGTGGCGCTTGTCGGGGCGGGGCACAACCAAACTGCCGGTTATAGGGCCGGCGCTGCGTATATCTTCCAGCCACCCTACGTTCCCCTCACTGCGACGGGCATCACCACAGGGGCTGCGGGGACTGCTGTTGTGGACGGTCTGAAACTCAATCCCACCGGCACCCTCACGAATGTAGATCTTTACCTCGGGACCAGCAATACCACGATAACAGGGACGAAGATAAAGACTGGGATTGCGTCCCTGCCAGCCTCTGTTGCGACAACCGTTGACGGAGTGAGCCTGGTCGGGAAGACTGCCGGCACATACTACATTATCGCCTGTGAAAGTGGCACTACCAGTATCCTTGGCGCAACAACCTCGGCGGTGTATACGGTGACTGCCACCCCATCACTTGATGGCGTCATCGGTTTCCGGTGGAACACCTCCGATCCATCCCCCCGGTTGTACCAGATAGATTCGAACGGTGCGGTAATTGACCATAACGGGACATGGTTCAACGACCATCTTCCATGGAGCGGCATGAAAACGGTCGTGGTAAATGCAAGCAACTCTACGCCGGTCCTCTATGGCACAAACAATCGTGGAGACGGTTTGGATTTAACCGGCACATACGGCGATGTCATGGTAGAGATCCCGCTCTTTTATACATGCAGTACCTATTCGAATGGGAATTTCTCTTACTGGATTTCACCCACTGCACAAGAAGCACTCCATTATACCGTAGCACCGATGTTCAACCAGAGGGGTACCGGAACCGAAGCGGGAACCGCAGCATCCTACTATTACGTGGGCAGATACGATGCGAATCTGGCTGGCAGTAAATTACAAAGTGCAACCGACAAATCGCCGAATGTGGATATGACTCTCGGTGCCGCACGAACGTATGCTGAAAACAAAGGTGCCGGGTGGGGTATAACCAACGTCTGGACATTATCAGCGTTACGACAACTGTTCTATACCGAAATGGTTACCTTAGACAGTCAGACTGCATGGACGGGATCGAGAGGAGTTGTCGATACGGGGGGCTCCAACCCTTCAAAAAGTGGAGCGGAAGGCATCGATGCAGCAATCTATTCAATTAATGCCACGGGTAACGGGACGGGTCTTAATGGGAAAACCCCGGTATCCTACCGGGGTATTGAAAACCTGTGGGGGAATGTCTGGCAGTTCCAGGACGGGTTTACCGCAACAACAACCGGTTCTAATGTAATTAATGCAACGGGATTGGGACTGACCGGTCAGGCAACAACATTTGCCACTCCGTTAGGAGTAAACGACATCCAGGCTGTCGGAGCGCTTCCTGCAGAAGGCTGGCAAATAAATTTAACGAATACGGATGGAGCCCGGCCGATATTCCTCCCGTCACAAACCAGTACTACCGATTATACCAGCTCCTATTTGTCGGATTATTATTATGCTCCGCGATCAGAATCTGCCGCCTCTCCCAATATTCTGCAGTCGGGCGGCTATTGTGATGATGGCGGCAAAGCGGGGGTCGGGGCTCTTGCTCCGTCCGATATTGCGTCGTATACGTATGCGGTGGTCGGCGCACGCCTTGAGTTCAGAAGGACTCTGGTGCCGGTCGTGAGTTTCAGTTCCCGGAACGCATCAGCAGCAACCAACACGAGCTCGCAGGGCTGGGCGGGTGTTGCACCGTTTACCATGGTGTTCAACGACACATCGACCGGTACTCCGGTAAGCTGGGTCTGGAGCGCAACGAATGTAACCGGCAATAATGTACCGTTTTACATCAATACCACCACCGTGACGCTGGCAAACATATCCTACGAATTCCAAACGGCAGGCAACTACACCATCAAACTGAACGCAACAAACACGTTGGGATCGGGCATTTCAACGCAGGTCACGTGGGTGAATGTGAGTGCAGCTCCGGTAACTCCGGTCGCCAGCTTCAGTTCCCGGAACACATCAGCAGCAACCAACACGAGCTCGCAGGGATGGTCCGGAGTTGCACCGTTTACGATGGTGTTCAACGACACATCCACCAACTCCCCGACGTCATGGAAATGGGGCAGGAACAATCTCACGGTTGCTACATGGGAACAGTTCAGCACAACCAACAACGCAACACAGACATTTGTTGCAGGGAACTGGTCGGTCAATTTAACCGCAACGAACAGCGCAGGATCCGGGATATCCGGAATTACATGGGTGAATGTGAGTACGTCGGCAACTCCTCCCGTCGCCAGCTTCAGTTCCCGGAACACATCAGCAGCAACCAACACGAGCTCGCAGGGCTGGGCAGGGGTTGCACCGTTTACCATGGTGTTCAACGACACATCCACCAACTCCCCGACGTCATGGAAATGGGGCAGGAACAATCTCACGGTTGCTACATGGGAACAGTTCAGCACAACCAACAATGCAACACAGGTATTTGTTGCAGGGAACTGGTCGGTCAATTTAACTGCAACGAACAGCGCAGGATCCGGGATATCCGGAATTACCTGGGTGAATGTGAGTACGTCGCCAGCTTCTCCGGTTGCCGGCTTTACCGGAACTCCCCTCTCCGGCACGGCTCCGCTTGCCGTGACCTTCACCGACACCTCAACCGGAACTCCGACAAGCTGGAACTGGGTTTTTGGTGACGGAAACACCAGCACAATTCAGAGTCCGGTATTCACGTATGTAACCTCCGGCTACTTCACGGTCAAGCTGACTGCAGCCAATGCCTTCGGATCGAGTGCCAAAACAATATCCCAGTATATAGCAGTCGCTGCGGTTTCCCGACAGAACAGCACAGAAAATAAAAATATCACCCAAACGATAAGCAGTGGACAGACTAATGTTAATGTTTCCACGTGTGATCCGGGAATGACCGTAACCAATACCACCACCCAGGTGCTTGTGACCAATCCTGCACTCGGGTGGCAGAAATATACCTTTGAAGGCGCGAATATTACGAAAAATACCTGCTATGTAAACATATCAGTTTCCAATGTCACGATGGACAGCACCCCATTTACCGCACCATTACCCGGTCTTGGAACGGTGAGCACTTCCCTTACCATTGGACAGAACCAGACAACAAGCGGCACACTCCAGCAGGAGATTATACCCGGAGCTAATACAACAGTAACGAATGCGTTCCAGCTTGCTGCAACAAACATCGGTCTGACCCTCGGAAATATCGCATACACATTGCAAATTGGCGGCGCTGCACCGTTCAACAGAAATCTCACTTCAAGCGGCGTGATCATCAACATGAGCGCCAGTCACTCATGGGTTCTTGCAAACGGAGGTACGGGGGCTATTCGGATCTTCAGGTACTCTGATACCGGGGCAGTGCAGGTGCTGCCAACTACGTTCGTTGGCACCGATGCGGGAAGTATTGATTATTTCAGAGCAACTTCCGTGAACGGATTTTCAGAATTCGGGCTCGGTGGAACAAGTACTACCCCCGGTCCTTCCGGAGGCGGGGGTGGGGGCGGAGACAGCGATGGCCCTGTCAGCATGGTAACCCCGCAGCAGGTACCCGGAACCACCAAAGTAAATGTAGGCGGTGATTCTGCCGTCACGCAGGTTGCAATTACCGGCACCGGGATCTCCGGAGTTATTGTAACCGGTACCGTAGTCTCCGGGCCGGGACTGAACACTGAGCCACCAGCCAGGATGGTTTATGAATATGTGGATATCACACCGGCACGGTACACCACCATCAGCGAAGCGGTAATCTCATTCACGGTGCCGGTCACGTGGCTGACTGAACGCCAGCTCACCCCGCCGAATGTTGTCATGTACCATCTGGTGGGACAAACATGGGTTGCACTCCCCACAACGCTGGTCAAAGTTGAAAACGGCGTAGCGTATTACACGGCAGCAAGCCCCGGGTTCTCGCGGTTTGCGATCACCGGACAGGCCGGTGTCACTTCCGGTACACCGCTGGCAACACATACGCCAGCAGGGCAGACCTTTGGGGATCTGTCACCATCAACATCTGTTACCAAAACCCCCACACCGGCTGCGGTTACCGTCAGACCCGTAACAACACAGACCACAGTTATACCGGCGGCCTCTCAACCGGCACCCGCTCTCCCGCTTTCGACGATGGCGATTGTTGGCGGGGTCGTTGTGGTGCTTGTCGCGGGAGGTTTCCTGATCCGGCGCTGGTGGATCCGGAGACAGAACCCGGCGCTGTTCCGGGATTATGATTAA